A region from the Dehalococcoides mccartyi CG5 genome encodes:
- a CDS encoding epoxyqueuosine reductase QueH, translating to MAAKLLLHGCCAHCTAYSFKYWQEQGFEVSVYWYNPNIHPFTEHQNRLEAMVKLSQELSFELVTEPLYQMAEYFKKVAEKPDERCRTCFDMRLGQTAVYAARYGYEYFSSSLFISPHQKHQEAVFSAEAFAKETGVKFAYADLRKRYSDSRHITKPLDLYRQQYCGCIYSEYERFGKTDPPA from the coding sequence ATGGCAGCTAAACTGCTTCTTCATGGCTGTTGTGCACATTGTACCGCTTACTCTTTCAAATACTGGCAGGAGCAGGGTTTTGAGGTAAGTGTTTACTGGTATAACCCCAATATCCACCCCTTTACAGAACACCAAAACAGGCTTGAAGCTATGGTAAAATTGTCCCAAGAACTTAGTTTTGAGCTTGTCACAGAGCCTCTTTATCAGATGGCTGAATATTTCAAAAAAGTAGCCGAAAAACCGGATGAACGCTGCCGTACCTGCTTTGATATGCGGCTGGGGCAAACTGCCGTTTATGCCGCAAGGTATGGGTATGAATATTTCTCTTCCAGCCTTTTTATCAGCCCCCATCAGAAGCATCAGGAAGCAGTTTTTTCGGCTGAAGCTTTTGCCAAAGAAACAGGGGTCAAATTTGCTTATGCAGACCTCAGGAAACGTTATTCGGACAGCCGGCATATTACCAAGCCGTTGGACCTTTATCGCCAGCAGTACTGCGGGTGTATATACAGCGAGTATGAACGGTTCGGTAA